The DNA window TCCACTTTCTTGATCATTTATGATCGGAGAAAAGGGTTTCCTGCTGATCAGATGATCTCAAATCTAAATGGCTTGCAAATAGCTATTGCTAGGACGACTCTACAAGCTACATCTCACTCTCCGTCGGACGCAGAGTTTTGAACTTACCAGTAATTCACAGTTATGAATTACTTTACCAGGAATCGTTGTCACATTTTTACCCTGCGAAATCCCCCTAAGGAAACAGGGTATTTAAATTTGAGGACCTATTTGAATTCCACTAATTTGCATAATCTAACTATGGAGACTTGGGGCACGTTTGGATGCATACCTACGAGTGCCTTGCCAAAGCCTGCAGCCGGCTAAAATTTGGCGAACGAATTGGCCGCCCCGGATTTGGCCGCGCTTGGGCGCAAAAGTGAACTGCGCCTAGGCACGGAACCAGGACGAGCCAAATTTGGATCCATCGTCGGTCGTCGCGACTTGCAGCATAGTAGTAGGCCCAACAACTCTCTGCCCTCCGTGTACTGCAGAGAGGTCGTCCGGCCAGCCCAGCCCATATATAATTTTGCAAGGCCCAGAAAAGGAACTTGCAAACTCCTCCTCAAGTTAGGCTCGAATGTTTCCATAGCCCAAATCCTCGCTAGGAACTTCCACTCCCGTCCGTCAGTAGCTTTTCATCTTCAGATGATGAAAAATGGAGCGACCGGGCCACCAGCGTCCAGCAGCGGTTAACCCCGTGATCTGAATACACGGACCCCGCGTCTATGCGAGTGGTAGCACCATTCTTCTGTTAATAAGCAGGTCAAGTAGTGTGAGTGTGACGCAACGCACAGAACATGGCCCTAGCACACTGGTTCTTGTTTTGGGCCGTAAATTTGAAGGCCCACGTTGATTCCTTGACAAGCGCATGAAGTGAATCGGCGGACGCCCGCACCTTGAACCTTTACATCGTATTATTTATTTCTCGTACTTAAGAATTTCGGTTAAataggaaaataaaaaatattctaTTTTAAAGTAATGGTACTAGAACAAATTGATTATAGGGTAAAATGCACGGCGGTCCTTAAACTTATAAGGGTGTGTCACTTAGCTCCGTCAATTTTGAAAGTGCATTTCTGGATCCACAAATTTGTAAGGATAGTCACTTAGATCCGTTAACTTCGAGAGTGCATTTTTGGATCTACAAATGCAGGTCCATATGTATCCAGTGTGCACGTAATGCTGACATGACACGCTGACTGTACGTCTACCGTCTCATTTACCTCCCTCTTCTCTCAATCTCTCCGATCCAACCCTGCACAGGCTGTTGTACCATCCTTGCTGCTCTCTGACCTGTCCACCAAGTTTACCAAATAACCAGATATGGCACATATTGCGCCATCGTTGTGGCCCCAGCCACCATAGCGGGAGGCATCCTAAGAGGCGACCTTAGACTATCCTAGAAAGTAGCAGGATTGATAAGCGATCCGCCAGCCAAGAGGAAGAGCAGGGAGATGGCATGGTGGAGAAGAAAACAAGAGGCAAAACGTCAATTCTTATTATAATCCATGTTGGCAGTCTCAGAAACGTACAGTCAGCGTGCCATGTCAGCATTATTTGATGCACTTGTTATTCACGATGCCTACAAAACTCAAATATGTTCACCATTCACGATGCACTTGTTATTGTGCATAGGAAAAAATTAAAATCAATCTGGTACAGGTATATTTCTACACACTAAAAAAATCTCAAAGTTGTTCAATGACTGAGATGCACAAGAAATCTCACAACAGCATCTTAAGTTGTTTATTGTTCAAGATGCATTGTTTATTGTTCAAGATGCACATATATTTTAGGATGCTAAAAAATGTTTAATTATCTCGGTAGATAATAAGCACATATTTTGGTGCGGATAGAAAATGACGAAATTATTGAACATGTGAGATGCACAAATTTGTGTGCACACAAAAATAGCACATTTTTTTCTAAACCATGAAATAAATCAAGCAATAGAGTAATATACTAGATTGCGCATACTCTTTGTGCACACGGAAAATTACAATAAAATGTGTGTTGATGCTCATTCTTCACGAACAACTAATACAACTTAAACCAAAGCTACAAGGCTCCATGTATTCTTGTGCAAACAGACTATTGCCTGAAATCTTTAGATGCACATTCATTACAAACCACAAAAGAATTTAACTAAAGTCGAATAAAAGGCTGCACGTATTTTGTGCAAATAAAACATATCGAAATTTGTTCATGTCAAGACGATGCACCTGTTTCTCACACAAGAATCAATCTAAATATTCGAGATGCTGCCAAGCTCATAGACACTACGGTCATGCGGGGTGGGAAAGTCTGGGTCCCGCCCGTTCTTGGCACGAGATGCAAGCAGCTTGTACTTCTGCTTGAGACGCCGTACCTTGTCGCTGAGCTGCGTGGGGGTCACCTGAACGCTAAGCTCGCTCTGGATGAGGCCTTGGAGCTTAGCAATGTCATGCATGGAGCCGGGGCGAACGCCACGCCTGGCATGGTACGCCGCCAGGACGCGCAGGATGacgagctcgtcggcgaggctCCAGAGCCGCGACGGCCTCTTGAGCTGCTCCACGGAGGACGGGACAGCGACGCTGCGGGGGCGCTTGGGGCGCGGCTCCATGAAGGAGGGGACCATggagcggcgcggcgggtccATGGGGCGCGAGCTGAGAGGGTTGATGGCGGCGTCCTCCCCGCGAGACTGGCGCGGGGGCGGGAGCGGCGATGTGTTGTCGTCGCTGGCGGAGTCGGCGTCGGAGGCCGCGCTGCCGGACACGGAGGCGGCGTCCGGGGAGCGGGAGCGCGGCCTAGGGTTCCTGGGCGTGTGCGACGGCGACGCCGCGGTGCCCGCCTTCCGGAGCCCAGGGAGCCACCGTAGTCCTCACAGGCATACGAATTCCATGGACATAGAAAGGAAATTCGTACTAAATCCCAGATTAAATGGAAAGGGGATCTTGACCTACCTGTTCCTATGCAGCAACATCAGCGATCCGTCGATTCCCAGCGCTGGACTCGGGTCGACTGGTGGTAGAAGCACGGTGCTCCATCATTTGATGCTGCAATGCTGCCATCGATTCGATCTGAGCAAGAACTTTGGCACAGCATCGGCTCCGTGCCTCCGTCTCCGTGGACCTCAAGGAAGATGAAAGAACAcggaggcggcgcgcgggcgacTTGAGGCCTGGGGAGCTGAGCTTTTGGAGGCCGAATGGACTAACCTTACTTCATTATTTCCGTAGACCCGTATACCTTCGTATTTCGCTATTAAAATGGGCCGTATATGAAATTGAATTGGACAATTTGATGTCGGCTCACGTATCTCGAGGACACACCACCAGACGCAGGATGCACCGGTGACCGTTCATATACCTAGCCTAGCCGTGTCAAGTCGCCTCCCGCAGTCCCGTACGGAAGCGCGCGCTCCCTCCCGGTCTCATGGCAGGTGTTGACAGATCGCGGTAGCTTGACCTCGACGTGATCAaaagcagcagcagccagcaggccGGGCCACCAATGCAACGAGGAAAGCAAAAGATCGTAGCTAGCAATCCTGTGGTCAGACCCGTGCGCCGTAACGAAGCAGGAAGAAGAAGGTCTCGGGCTCTCGGCACCTGCGCATGCGCCGGCCGCGCAAGACGTCCTGTAAACCTCCCTCGCGGTTCCTAGTTTCCTCCCATCACGTTTCTCCTCGAGCGCGTCGAGGCCGCAGCACCGTCCCTTCCGTTTCTCACCGCCGGCGGCCGGTTGTTCACGCGGTGCGTGTGCTTGCGCACCATCCATCTATCGAGCAGGCTAGCTACCTGACGTGCAGGTCCTTCCCAACTTGACAACCGCCAGCGATCGATCCTCCCAAAATGATCTGACGGCGGCTCCGAGATCGTACTAATAGCCGGACGACGTTGCCGCCCGCACCTTCAGCCACACCACACTGTTTGAACCTTTCAGCCCTCGAGCTAG is part of the Panicum hallii strain FIL2 chromosome 2, PHallii_v3.1, whole genome shotgun sequence genome and encodes:
- the LOC112881088 gene encoding probable transcription factor At4g00390; this translates as MAGGGFWALGGHGGPGGFGGLGHGLRWLPGLRKAGTAASPSHTPRNPRPRSRSPDAASVSGSAASDADSASDDNTSPLPPPRQSRGEDAAINPLSSRPMDPPRRSMVPSFMEPRPKRPRSVAVPSSVEQLKRPSRLWSLADELVILRVLAAYHARRGVRPGSMHDIAKLQGLIQSELSVQVTPTQLSDKVRRLKQKYKLLASRAKNGRDPDFPTPHDRSVYELGSISNI